In the Methanofastidiosum sp. genome, TGTAACAGGCATTGGAACAAATGATTTTGAAAAATTACAATCTGTTCTTTCTCCTTATGGGCCAACAAAATATTATTTCCCTGATTTTAGAACATTCGTGCTTACAGACAATATCCCAAAAGTTGAAATATCCTCTATCCAGAATAACAAGATAGAAGGGATAATTGGAGATATTCATGTGAGGATTTAGATGAAGTACTTAAACAGTATCTTTCCCTTCTTAGAAAAAGAGTTTTCAAATAGTATTATTACTAAGTCTTCTGTGAAATTTTTTAGAATTATTGAGAAATTTCCTGCATTTCCTTTTGAGATAAGTAAATTTGATGATTATCTTAAAAATTCTAAATTCTTGAGATTTTCCCCTTTACTCGTAATAATTTCGATACTACTCTTTTTTAGTTTATCAGACCATCCCCTTTCTCCGATTGGAACACTTGTCTTGATATTAGGGACAACTTCATTTTTTATTGGGACATTAATTAATATACCAAAGATAAGAAAAATCAATAAAAAATTTTTTATACCTCTATTAATTATTTTCTCGATACTATTCTTACTTAGCATGATTAAAATTGAATCTTTTGGGTTTTATGTAAAACTTAGCCTGATACCTCTCTTCCTTATAGGAATGACTGAAAGAGAAAACAAGGATTTTTTTCTTTCACTTTTGATGATAAGTTTAGTCATATTGCTAAAAGGATTCTGGGCATTATCTTTCCCTTTTATATTTTCTAGTTTAGTATATCTGTTCTTAACCTATAAAGGCAACTTAATAAAATACTTAGAAAATAGTTCTTATATTCTAATATTTATTCTTCTATCTTTAGGACTTATTTTTTATGCATTTGACTTGATCATAGCTGGCGGAATACCATTATTTGATGTTCAAGCAAGAAACTCCTTGGACCCTTTTTTTACAACGATGTCCCATCTTTTTCCAATGGGTTCAATATTATTGATTTCTTATGTTGGATTGACAAATAAATATTCTTATAAAAAGGCAAGATCTATTTCTATTTTTTTTACATTACTTTCTCTTTTTTTAATGGCATTACTAGGGTATAGGACTCAAGTAATTTTCGTTATATTAGGCGCATTAATCTGTGGTTCAATGGTTGGGATATGGAAAAAATCTGAACTAATCCTAATTGGCATAGCGTCCTTGATTTCATTATTGGCTTTAACGATGGTACGCGACATAATATTGGGTGTTAATCTTTCTCTTTTAGGATCCTTAAGAACCAGAATAAGTCTTACCACTGATGTTATGGATATACTGGCTAATATGGGAGGATTATTTG is a window encoding:
- a CDS encoding oligosaccharide repeat unit polymerase family protein, with amino-acid sequence MKYLNSIFPFLEKEFSNSIITKSSVKFFRIIEKFPAFPFEISKFDDYLKNSKFLRFSPLLVIISILLFFSLSDHPLSPIGTLVLILGTTSFFIGTLINIPKIRKINKKFFIPLLIIFSILFLLSMIKIESFGFYVKLSLIPLFLIGMTERENKDFFLSLLMISLVILLKGFWALSFPFIFSSLVYLFLTYKGNLIKYLENSSYILIFILLSLGLIFYAFDLIIAGGIPLFDVQARNSLDPFFTTMSHLFPMGSILLISYVGLTNKYSYKKARSISIFFTLLSLFLMALLGYRTQVIFVILGALICGSMVGIWKKSELILIGIASLISLLALTMVRDIILGVNLSLLGSLRTRISLTTDVMDILANMGGLFGLTNGAIHIATHPYLARLMPGLAYSPRRMIAVLVGERSVSVTSSIFGPLVIDFGLIGVIVGMGFLGFFLSNLYKIADNTKGERKIILVGLYSMVLSYTIIGIETGIVDLEVILLFMISLSYLLFIINRKII